Proteins co-encoded in one Nitrospirota bacterium genomic window:
- a CDS encoding CcmD family protein, giving the protein MENGIFLAAAYTVVWLGVSTYVYLSVRKQKRVEQKIELLEGRLPEE; this is encoded by the coding sequence ATGGAAAACGGGATTTTCCTCGCCGCCGCCTACACGGTGGTGTGGCTCGGCGTATCCACCTACGTCTACCTCAGCGTGCGCAAGCAAAAACGGGTGGAGCAGAAGATAGAGCTCCTGGAGGGCCGGCTTCCCGAGGAGTGA
- the ccsA gene encoding cytochrome c biogenesis protein CcsA, whose amino-acid sequence MRTGKIQAVLFGFLLFLLPLDFYLIFGVAPTERIMGDVQRIFYIHVSLAVSAYLAFAGVFAASVLFLWKKDLLWDTVASSAAEVGVLFSTLVLLTGSLWARPVWNVWWAWDPRLVSMFILWFIFVGYFLLRRSISDWHRRARYGAVIGIIGFLDVPIVRLATTWWRSVHPRLKGEGGGLEPTMLMVMLFSMATFLLFTVFLFLFRYRIARSENRLLVISKRMEV is encoded by the coding sequence ATGAGAACCGGAAAAATACAGGCAGTCCTCTTCGGGTTCCTGCTCTTTCTGCTGCCCCTGGACTTCTATCTCATCTTCGGGGTCGCCCCGACCGAGAGGATAATGGGGGACGTGCAGAGGATTTTCTACATACACGTTTCCCTGGCGGTGAGCGCCTACCTGGCCTTTGCGGGGGTGTTCGCCGCAAGCGTGCTGTTTCTCTGGAAGAAGGACCTCCTCTGGGACACCGTGGCCTCTTCGGCCGCGGAGGTGGGCGTGCTTTTCTCCACCCTGGTCCTTCTGACCGGCTCGCTCTGGGCGCGGCCCGTCTGGAACGTCTGGTGGGCCTGGGACCCCCGGCTGGTGAGCATGTTCATCCTCTGGTTCATCTTCGTGGGGTACTTCCTCCTGAGAAGAAGCATATCCGACTGGCACCGGAGGGCGCGGTACGGGGCCGTCATCGGCATCATCGGGTTTCTGGACGTCCCCATCGTGCGCCTGGCCACCACGTGGTGGCGCTCGGTCCACCCGCGCCTGAAGGGCGAAGGCGGGGGCCTGGAGCCCACCATGCTCATGGTGATGCTCTTCAGCATGGCCACGTTTCTTCTTTTTACGGTCTTTCTGTTCCTGTTCCGCTATCGCATAGCCCGGAGCGAGAACAGGCTTCTCGTCATCTCGAAGAGAATGGAGGTCTGA
- a CDS encoding zinc ribbon domain-containing protein — protein MTCPTCGFDQPDGHEECLRCGLIYEKYYARLNEGATVPAGTTVPAGTAVPAATALSVEAPPGFREAGRSAPGDEAGLARLLFAVPPNVGGFALLGRSLLYAVLLLRGLAFILTPLSESAAGESVLHLVNLPFHEAGHVVFSLLGQFVMMLGGSLMQVAVPVACLLVFLLRTRDAFAASAALWWTGESLMDLAPYINDARALNLVLLGGVTGRDVQDYHDWQYILGHLGLLRYDHLLALLAHVLGACLMAGALLWGGFVLVKQYSAWRRDVP, from the coding sequence ATGACCTGTCCCACGTGCGGCTTTGACCAGCCCGACGGGCACGAGGAGTGCCTCCGCTGCGGCCTCATCTACGAGAAGTACTACGCCCGCTTGAACGAGGGTGCAACGGTCCCGGCGGGGACAACGGTCCCAGCGGGGACAGCGGTCCCAGCGGCGACGGCTCTGTCGGTCGAGGCCCCGCCTGGGTTCCGCGAGGCCGGCCGTTCGGCGCCCGGCGATGAGGCGGGCCTGGCAAGGCTCCTTTTCGCCGTGCCTCCGAATGTAGGGGGATTCGCCCTCCTGGGACGCTCCCTTCTTTATGCGGTGCTTCTCCTCCGGGGCCTTGCCTTCATTCTCACTCCCCTCTCGGAGAGCGCCGCCGGGGAAAGTGTCCTTCACCTGGTGAACCTTCCCTTCCACGAGGCAGGGCACGTGGTGTTCTCTCTTCTGGGCCAGTTCGTGATGATGCTCGGTGGGAGCCTCATGCAGGTGGCCGTGCCGGTGGCCTGTCTGCTGGTCTTCCTCCTCAGGACCCGGGACGCCTTCGCCGCCTCGGCGGCCCTCTGGTGGACGGGGGAGAGCCTCATGGACCTGGCCCCCTATATAAACGACGCCCGTGCCCTCAATCTCGTCCTCCTCGGAGGAGTAACGGGCCGCGACGTCCAGGACTACCACGACTGGCAGTACATCCTCGGACATCTCGGGCTTCTGAGGTACGACCATCTGCTGGCCCTCCTCGCCCACGTCCTGGGAGCCTGCCTCATGGCGGGAGCACTCCTCTGGGGCGGTTTCGTTCTCGTCAAACAATACAGTGCATGGAGGCGGGATGTCCCTTGA
- the ccmA gene encoding heme ABC exporter ATP-binding protein CcmA, producing the protein MSLLELRGISKEYHGKRALKDVSLDVREGERLVLFGPNGAGKTTLIKIMSGIMAPAAGEILYQGAPRRDGSLKRDVFFLGHRNALYESLTVRENIDFIRRLFSPALNGSAPSTDELLREHGLLEKRDEPVRELSQGMKRRVAIAKGFLTGQRIFILDEPFSGLDLRWRRSVQEKIGELKGRGKSLVLCTHLVEEGHALADRVAFLDRGRLLRLAAKEDLDVPGVHELFRKAGGEAQG; encoded by the coding sequence ATGAGCCTTCTCGAGCTCAGGGGCATATCCAAGGAGTATCACGGCAAAAGGGCCTTGAAGGACGTGAGCCTCGACGTCCGGGAGGGGGAGCGCCTCGTCCTGTTCGGCCCCAACGGCGCTGGCAAGACCACCCTCATCAAGATAATGTCCGGCATCATGGCCCCCGCGGCGGGAGAGATACTCTACCAGGGGGCTCCCCGGCGGGACGGCTCCCTCAAGCGGGACGTCTTTTTCCTCGGGCACCGGAACGCCCTTTACGAGAGCCTCACGGTGCGGGAGAACATCGATTTCATAAGAAGGCTCTTCAGCCCGGCGCTCAACGGCTCCGCTCCCTCCACGGACGAGCTGCTCAGGGAGCACGGCCTCTTGGAGAAAAGGGACGAGCCCGTCCGCGAGCTCTCCCAGGGGATGAAGAGGCGTGTGGCCATAGCCAAGGGCTTCCTCACGGGACAGAGGATATTCATTCTGGACGAGCCCTTCTCGGGGCTGGACCTCCGGTGGAGGCGGTCCGTGCAGGAGAAAATCGGGGAGCTGAAGGGCCGGGGAAAGTCCCTTGTCCTCTGCACCCACCTGGTGGAGGAGGGGCATGCCCTGGCCGACCGGGTGGCCTTCCTCGACCGGGGACGCCTCCTCCGCCTGGCGGCAAAGGAGGACCTGGACGTCCCGGGCGTTCACGAGCTTTTCCGGAAGGCCGGGGGGGAGGCGCAGGGATGA
- a CDS encoding heme lyase CcmF/NrfE family subunit has product MTQAGSLSLLFSLFLSVLVFAGLFLGLRRKDGRFVEASYRAADGVFFFMSVAVGALLYAFLTDDFRVAYVAGYSERALPLFYKITGLWAGQNGSLLFWGWLIALFTFILVRKNEGKPGSRFLPYVLIFLNLTVLFFLVLVNFVTPPFELAARVPADGNGLNPLLQNPGMVFHPPTLYLGYVGFTVPFSFAMAALAMGELGDWWIKKTRAWTLFSWLFLTLGIVFGGWWAYRELGWGGVWGWDPVENSSLLPWFTSTAFLHSVMVQERRGMLKVWNLVLIILTYLLSIFGAFVTRSGIIQSVHAFGQSGVGYVFLAFLALVGVLGVYLVATRYGKLKENNPKLESVVSRESSFLYNNLILIGLCFATLWGTVFPLVSEAVKGVKISVGPPFFNTVNSPMFLLLLLLMGLCPLLGWRGTSVRGTLKNLLIPSVPMALSLPLLYRVGVRSAMPLFFYAFSLFVVVSLAREFYIGTRARVKNAGEKWLRAFVTLLGRNRRRYGGYLVHAGIVLMALGLASYGYYQYKEEFTLSPGQEASVKEFNLRYVGLTSERERNYEGVSALVEVYRDGTLQRVLRPEKRFYQNGEPTTEVAIMQGPEKDLYLILSGWTPERSISMTVVVNPLLSWVWTGTGVAVLGVVWAMLPGARREEETVDAMVAEYLLRFQRSAGA; this is encoded by the coding sequence ATGACCCAGGCGGGCAGCCTTTCCCTTCTGTTCTCCCTGTTTCTTTCCGTGCTGGTCTTCGCCGGGCTCTTCCTGGGCCTGAGGAGGAAGGACGGCCGGTTCGTCGAGGCCTCCTACCGGGCGGCCGACGGCGTTTTCTTCTTCATGAGCGTCGCCGTGGGGGCCCTCCTCTACGCGTTTCTGACCGACGACTTCAGGGTGGCTTACGTGGCGGGGTACTCCGAGCGGGCGCTCCCTCTTTTCTACAAGATAACGGGGCTCTGGGCGGGACAGAACGGCTCGCTCCTCTTCTGGGGGTGGCTCATCGCCCTTTTCACCTTTATCCTGGTGAGGAAGAACGAAGGGAAGCCCGGCTCGCGCTTTCTCCCCTACGTCCTTATCTTTCTGAACCTCACCGTCCTGTTTTTCCTGGTGCTCGTGAACTTCGTCACCCCCCCGTTCGAGCTGGCCGCGCGGGTGCCCGCAGACGGCAACGGCCTGAACCCGCTTCTTCAAAACCCGGGGATGGTCTTTCACCCACCCACGCTCTACCTGGGCTACGTGGGCTTCACGGTGCCCTTCTCCTTTGCCATGGCGGCCCTGGCGATGGGCGAGCTCGGCGACTGGTGGATAAAGAAGACCCGGGCCTGGACCCTGTTTTCCTGGCTCTTCCTCACCCTGGGCATCGTCTTCGGGGGCTGGTGGGCCTACAGGGAGCTGGGCTGGGGCGGGGTGTGGGGATGGGACCCCGTGGAGAACTCCTCCCTTCTTCCCTGGTTCACCTCCACGGCGTTTCTCCATTCCGTCATGGTTCAGGAAAGGCGGGGGATGCTCAAGGTCTGGAACCTGGTCCTCATCATCCTGACCTACCTCTTGAGCATCTTCGGCGCCTTCGTCACCCGAAGCGGCATCATCCAATCGGTGCACGCCTTCGGGCAGTCCGGGGTGGGCTACGTGTTTCTGGCCTTCCTCGCCCTCGTGGGCGTCCTGGGCGTCTATCTCGTCGCCACCCGGTACGGCAAGCTCAAGGAGAACAACCCGAAGCTCGAATCGGTCGTCTCCAGGGAAAGCTCCTTCCTCTATAACAACCTCATCCTGATCGGCCTTTGCTTCGCCACGCTCTGGGGCACCGTCTTCCCCCTGGTCTCGGAGGCCGTCAAGGGCGTGAAAATCTCGGTGGGCCCGCCGTTTTTCAATACGGTGAACTCCCCCATGTTCCTCCTGCTCCTTCTGCTCATGGGCCTCTGCCCCCTGCTGGGGTGGCGAGGGACATCCGTCAGGGGAACCCTCAAAAACCTGCTCATCCCTTCCGTACCCATGGCCCTTTCACTGCCCCTTCTCTACCGGGTTGGCGTAAGGAGCGCCATGCCCCTGTTTTTCTACGCCTTCTCGCTCTTCGTCGTCGTCAGCCTCGCCAGGGAGTTTTATATCGGCACCCGGGCGCGGGTGAAGAACGCCGGGGAGAAATGGCTCCGGGCCTTCGTCACGCTCCTGGGCAGAAACCGGAGACGGTACGGGGGGTACCTCGTGCACGCCGGCATCGTGCTCATGGCCCTGGGGCTTGCGAGCTACGGGTATTACCAGTACAAGGAGGAGTTCACGCTCTCGCCGGGCCAGGAGGCGTCGGTGAAGGAGTTTAACCTGAGGTACGTCGGGCTGACCTCGGAGCGGGAGAGGAACTACGAAGGCGTGAGCGCCCTGGTGGAGGTCTACCGCGACGGTACGCTCCAGAGGGTGCTCCGGCCCGAGAAGCGCTTTTACCAAAACGGCGAGCCCACCACCGAGGTGGCCATCATGCAGGGCCCGGAGAAGGACCTCTACCTCATCCTGAGCGGATGGACCCCCGAGAGGAGCATCAGCATGACCGTGGTGGTCAACCCGCTTCTCTCCTGGGTGTGGACGGGCACGGGCGTGGCGGTCCTGGGGGTGGTGTGGGCGATGCTTCCGGGCGCAAGGAGGGAGGAGGAGACGGTGGACGCCATGGTCGCGGAGTATCTTCTCCGGTTTCAAAGGAGCGCGGGCGCATGA
- the trxB gene encoding thioredoxin-disulfide reductase, translating into MKTGELYDVIIVGGGPAGLTAGLYARRAALGTVLIEKGLLGGQIAIAKDVENYPGLEGITGFDLAERMVRHARAFDLEILQEEVTAIRAGADFHAVGLTGGRQLRSIALILAVGGTMKKLHVPGEAEYLGTGVSYCATCDGLFFKDKTAVVVGGGDTAVEEALYLCKIAKKVYLVHRRDALRASRILQDRLLSEPKMEILWNTAVTEIKGDGHVVKAAALEDAVTGEKREVATDGVFIFIGYLPNSELVPPGVRTNEKGFILADEMCQTSVPGIFAPGDVRAKFANQIVVAAADGCVAALAAAHYIERYKDKARAQQRR; encoded by the coding sequence ATGAAGACCGGAGAGCTCTACGACGTCATCATCGTGGGCGGCGGCCCCGCGGGGCTCACGGCCGGGCTTTACGCCAGGAGGGCGGCGCTCGGCACCGTTCTTATCGAGAAGGGGCTCCTCGGCGGACAGATTGCCATAGCCAAGGACGTGGAGAACTACCCGGGCCTGGAGGGCATCACCGGGTTCGACCTGGCCGAGAGGATGGTCCGCCATGCCCGGGCTTTCGACCTGGAGATTCTTCAGGAGGAGGTCACCGCGATCCGCGCCGGCGCGGACTTTCACGCCGTCGGGCTGACCGGCGGCCGGCAGCTCCGGAGCATCGCCCTCATCCTGGCGGTGGGCGGCACCATGAAGAAGCTCCACGTCCCCGGAGAGGCCGAGTACCTGGGGACCGGCGTTTCCTACTGCGCCACCTGCGACGGGCTCTTCTTCAAGGACAAGACCGCCGTGGTGGTCGGCGGGGGCGACACGGCCGTGGAGGAGGCGCTTTACCTCTGCAAAATCGCCAAGAAGGTGTACCTCGTCCACAGGCGGGACGCGCTCCGGGCAAGCAGGATTCTCCAGGACCGCCTCTTGTCCGAGCCGAAGATGGAAATACTCTGGAACACGGCCGTGACGGAGATAAAGGGCGACGGCCATGTGGTCAAGGCCGCCGCCCTTGAAGACGCCGTCACGGGGGAGAAAAGAGAGGTCGCCACCGACGGCGTGTTCATCTTCATCGGATACCTGCCCAACAGCGAGCTGGTCCCCCCCGGGGTGCGCACGAACGAAAAGGGTTTCATCCTGGCGGACGAAATGTGCCAGACCAGCGTGCCGGGCATCTTCGCCCCGGGGGACGTGAGGGCGAAGTTCGCCAACCAGATCGTGGTCGCCGCCGCCGACGGCTGCGTGGCCGCCCTGGCCGCCGCGCACTACATCGAGAGGTATAAGGACAAGGCGCGGGCGCAGCAGCGTCGATGA
- a CDS encoding heme exporter protein CcmB yields the protein MSFVRGAMAVMGKDLRLELRGKDSLSLMFFLSLLFLVIFNFALDIDRDNVAALAPGVLWVIFAFSGILGMGRTSMAERAEDAFLSVVFSPASEESFYMGKVLSNLVFLLVAEALTMTCFAVLFDYEKLLLSLPGLLPPLVLGTLGFALVGTLFSFLTTTSRYGEVLLPFLFLPVVSPVVLGGVSSMTAVLEGRPLEEAWRWIEVMGVFDVLYFCIALLVFKHIIEE from the coding sequence ATGAGCTTCGTGCGCGGCGCCATGGCCGTCATGGGAAAGGACCTTCGCCTGGAGCTGAGGGGCAAGGACTCCCTGAGCCTCATGTTCTTCCTGTCCCTTCTTTTCCTGGTCATATTCAACTTCGCCCTGGACATCGACAGGGACAACGTCGCCGCCCTGGCGCCGGGCGTCCTCTGGGTCATCTTCGCCTTCTCGGGCATCCTGGGCATGGGGCGGACGAGCATGGCCGAGAGGGCCGAGGACGCCTTCCTGAGCGTGGTCTTCTCCCCGGCAAGCGAAGAGAGCTTCTACATGGGAAAGGTCCTGAGCAACCTGGTCTTCCTGCTCGTGGCCGAAGCGCTGACCATGACGTGCTTTGCCGTCCTGTTCGATTACGAGAAGCTCCTGCTCTCCCTGCCGGGCCTCCTGCCCCCGCTGGTCCTGGGCACGCTGGGCTTTGCGCTGGTGGGAACGCTCTTCTCCTTTCTGACCACGACGTCACGGTACGGCGAGGTGCTTCTGCCTTTCCTGTTTCTGCCGGTGGTAAGCCCGGTGGTGCTGGGAGGGGTTTCCTCCATGACGGCGGTGCTTGAGGGGAGGCCCCTGGAGGAGGCCTGGCGGTGGATCGAGGTCATGGGGGTCTTCGACGTTCTTTATTTCTGCATTGCGCTGCTTGTTTTCAAGCATATCATCGAGGAGTGA
- a CDS encoding cytochrome c maturation protein CcmE: MRGKTKVLVVSVLLLASFGYLVFIGMREGSMFYLEVSEFRAQAEHLDGRKVRVNGEVVQGSVAYDPETLRLAFTLKDPKGPERLNVLYRGAPPDLMQKDGVTLVAEGAFDRKRDLFVSRRLLVKCPSKYEKKEGAS; the protein is encoded by the coding sequence ATGAGGGGAAAAACCAAGGTCCTGGTGGTCTCCGTCCTGCTCTTGGCGTCCTTCGGCTACCTTGTCTTCATAGGCATGCGCGAGGGAAGCATGTTCTATCTCGAGGTCTCGGAGTTCCGGGCGCAGGCCGAGCATCTGGACGGACGGAAAGTGCGCGTCAACGGCGAAGTGGTGCAGGGCTCGGTGGCCTACGACCCCGAGACCCTGAGGCTGGCCTTCACCCTCAAGGACCCCAAGGGGCCGGAGAGGCTGAACGTCCTGTACAGGGGAGCCCCGCCGGACCTGATGCAAAAGGACGGGGTGACCCTGGTTGCCGAGGGGGCCTTTGACCGGAAGCGGGACCTCTTCGTCTCCAGGAGGCTTCTGGTGAAGTGCCCCTCGAAGTACGAGAAGAAGGAGGGGGCGTCATGA
- a CDS encoding cytochrome c-type biogenesis protein CcmH, with product MACGLFLFVLSTAAFAQAPSDVPLMKLEEVTDLLMSPGCNYTYTLTLCPSAEAAQMREIVKDRLRQGQSKEEILAYFEAVYGPKVLAQPAKRGFFSMAWWFPYFILADVFAVAAVVILLWRKRAREDEGAGGEDAGTALGEDEEAFFEEEVRRFKEE from the coding sequence ATGGCATGCGGGCTTTTTCTCTTCGTTCTTTCCACGGCGGCCTTCGCCCAGGCACCGTCCGACGTCCCGCTCATGAAACTGGAGGAGGTCACCGACCTCCTCATGAGCCCCGGCTGCAATTACACCTACACGCTCACCCTCTGCCCCTCCGCCGAGGCGGCACAGATGCGCGAGATAGTCAAGGACAGGCTCCGGCAGGGCCAGAGCAAGGAAGAGATACTGGCCTATTTTGAGGCCGTTTACGGCCCCAAGGTACTGGCCCAGCCGGCCAAGCGGGGTTTTTTCTCCATGGCCTGGTGGTTCCCCTATTTCATTCTGGCCGACGTCTTCGCCGTGGCCGCGGTCGTCATCCTCCTCTGGAGAAAGAGGGCGCGGGAGGACGAAGGGGCCGGAGGGGAGGACGCGGGCACGGCCCTCGGGGAGGACGAAGAGGCTTTCTTCGAAGAAGAGGTGCGCAGGTTCAAGGAGGAGTGA
- a CDS encoding HlyD family efflux transporter periplasmic adaptor subunit, translated as MKWWRKIWILAVLAAVVGAVIYGFMPGPVSVDTATAVRGPLRVAIEEEGRTRVKDRFVISAPVAGFAARIELEAGDAVAKGAVVAMLEPLRAQALDPRTRAEAEARLSAAQADLRAAGERVDSAKADAEYAASELGRTKALHEKGFASKDDLESAQASARRTAAELRSAQFNAKVAAFKVQEARSALRYAAAENRGARHRRVSVRTPVEGRVLKVYHKSEGVVPGGAELIEVGDPAALEVEVDLLSRDSVRVGPGTRVLLERWGGAPALEGRVRVVEPQAFTKVSALGVEEQRVHVISDIVSPRDMWERLGDGYRVDASFVVWEGEDVLQVPTSALFRHGEGWAVFVVERGKARLRAVEAGHRSGLRAEILSGLKKGETVITHPDRSVEDGTRVKKRS; from the coding sequence GTGAAGTGGTGGCGGAAGATATGGATACTGGCCGTTCTGGCCGCGGTGGTGGGGGCGGTCATATACGGGTTCATGCCCGGGCCGGTGTCCGTGGACACCGCGACGGCCGTGCGCGGGCCCCTCAGGGTGGCCATCGAGGAGGAGGGCAGGACCAGGGTCAAGGACCGTTTCGTCATCTCCGCCCCCGTGGCGGGCTTTGCCGCGCGCATCGAGCTCGAGGCCGGGGACGCCGTTGCCAAGGGCGCCGTGGTCGCCATGCTTGAGCCCCTGAGGGCCCAGGCCCTGGACCCCAGAACCAGGGCGGAGGCGGAGGCCAGGCTCTCCGCCGCCCAGGCCGACCTCAGGGCCGCCGGGGAAAGGGTGGACTCGGCAAAGGCGGACGCGGAGTACGCCGCCTCGGAGCTCGGGCGCACGAAGGCCCTCCATGAAAAGGGCTTCGCCTCGAAAGACGACCTGGAAAGTGCCCAGGCCTCCGCCCGCCGCACGGCAGCCGAGCTGCGCTCGGCCCAGTTCAACGCAAAGGTGGCGGCCTTCAAGGTCCAGGAGGCCCGGAGCGCCCTCCGGTACGCGGCGGCAGAAAATAGAGGTGCAAGGCACCGCCGGGTATCCGTCCGCACGCCCGTGGAAGGCCGGGTGCTCAAGGTGTATCACAAGAGCGAGGGCGTTGTGCCGGGGGGAGCGGAGCTCATCGAGGTGGGCGACCCCGCCGCCCTGGAGGTGGAGGTGGACCTGCTCTCGCGCGACTCGGTGCGCGTGGGGCCGGGCACGCGGGTGCTGTTGGAGCGGTGGGGAGGCGCACCCGCCCTCGAAGGACGGGTGCGCGTGGTGGAGCCCCAGGCCTTCACGAAGGTCTCCGCCCTGGGCGTCGAGGAGCAGCGCGTGCACGTCATATCGGACATCGTCTCCCCCCGCGACATGTGGGAGCGCCTGGGCGACGGCTACCGGGTGGACGCGAGCTTCGTCGTATGGGAGGGGGAGGACGTGCTTCAGGTGCCGACGAGCGCCCTTTTCCGCCACGGGGAGGGCTGGGCGGTCTTCGTCGTGGAAAGAGGCAAGGCCCGCCTGAGGGCCGTCGAGGCCGGCCACCGGAGCGGCCTTCGGGCCGAGATACTTTCGGGCCTCAAAAAAGGAGAGACCGTCATCACCCACCCCGACAGGTCCGTGGAAGACGGCACCAGGGTGAAAAAGAGGTCGTGA
- a CDS encoding TlpA disulfide reductase family protein produces the protein MKKAIKILVLLPVVILAGVLVLGALGGGEKTRKRQARPSIGEPARDFTYPGLDGRDVSLSDYYGTKVVFVNIWATWCTECKKELPTVQALYERFRGEDFEVLAVSIDALGEKAVAPFMKEMGLTFPALLDTAGSVQLLYGTTGVPESFIIDKKGRVAFVEIGAGDWREPEKQALVRSLVSETSGTARAEAR, from the coding sequence ATGAAAAAGGCCATAAAGATACTGGTGCTTCTGCCCGTCGTCATCCTGGCCGGGGTCCTGGTGCTGGGCGCCCTGGGAGGGGGCGAGAAGACGCGGAAGCGGCAGGCGCGGCCTTCCATCGGAGAGCCCGCGCGGGACTTCACCTATCCCGGCCTCGACGGCAGGGACGTGAGCCTCTCGGACTATTACGGCACGAAGGTGGTCTTCGTCAATATCTGGGCCACCTGGTGCACCGAGTGCAAGAAGGAGCTTCCCACGGTCCAGGCCCTGTACGAGAGGTTCCGGGGAGAGGACTTCGAGGTCCTGGCCGTCAGCATCGACGCCCTGGGCGAGAAGGCCGTGGCGCCCTTCATGAAGGAGATGGGCCTGACCTTCCCCGCCCTGCTCGATACCGCCGGGTCCGTGCAGCTTCTCTACGGGACGACGGGCGTGCCGGAGTCCTTCATCATAGACAAGAAAGGGCGGGTCGCCTTCGTGGAGATAGGGGCCGGGGACTGGAGAGAGCCGGAAAAGCAGGCCCTCGTGCGGAGCCTCGTCTCCGAGACGTCCGGGACCGCCCGCGCGGAGGCCAGATGA